The following proteins are encoded in a genomic region of Bradyrhizobium sp. SK17:
- a CDS encoding carbon-nitrogen hydrolase family protein, translating to MSTENKFTAAMVQMRTGLLPEPSLEQGTKLIREAAAQGAKYVLTPEVSNMMQLNRKALFEHLAGEEDDKSLKAYRALAAELKIHLHIGSLALRYSPEKAVNRSFLIGPEGNVLASYDKIHMFDIDLPGGESYRESANYQPGETAVISDLPWGRIGLTICYDVRFPALYRALAEAGASFLTVPSAFTRKTGEAHWHTLLRARAIETGCFVFAAAQAGLHENKRETFGHSLIVDPWGEILAEGGVEPGVFLAEIDPAKVETARKTIPSLQHGRRFGIADPKAGPEHLHLVRGSA from the coding sequence ATGAGCACGGAGAACAAGTTCACCGCGGCGATGGTGCAGATGCGCACCGGATTGCTGCCGGAGCCGAGCCTCGAGCAGGGCACGAAGCTGATCCGCGAGGCGGCGGCGCAGGGCGCCAAATACGTGCTGACGCCTGAAGTCAGCAACATGATGCAGTTGAACCGCAAGGCGCTGTTCGAGCACCTGGCGGGCGAAGAGGACGACAAGTCGCTCAAGGCCTATCGCGCGCTGGCCGCGGAACTGAAGATCCACCTGCATATCGGGTCGCTGGCGCTGCGCTATTCGCCGGAGAAGGCGGTCAACCGCTCGTTCCTGATCGGGCCCGAGGGCAACGTGCTCGCGAGCTACGACAAGATCCACATGTTCGACATCGACCTGCCCGGCGGCGAAAGCTATCGCGAATCGGCCAATTACCAGCCCGGCGAGACCGCCGTGATCTCCGACCTGCCCTGGGGCCGGATCGGCTTGACGATCTGCTACGACGTGCGCTTCCCGGCGCTGTATCGCGCACTGGCCGAGGCGGGAGCTTCCTTCCTCACCGTTCCCTCAGCCTTCACCCGCAAGACCGGCGAAGCGCACTGGCACACTTTGCTGCGCGCCCGCGCCATCGAGACCGGCTGCTTCGTGTTCGCCGCGGCCCAGGCCGGCCTGCACGAGAACAAGCGCGAGACCTTCGGGCACTCGCTGATCGTCGACCCCTGGGGCGAGATCCTCGCCGAGGGTGGCGTCGAGCCGGGCGTGTTCCTGGCCGAGATCGATCCCGCCAAGGTCGAAACCGCGCGCAAGACCATCCCCTCGCTTCAGCACGGGCGGCGATTTGGCATCGCCGACCCCAAGGCCGGCCCGGAGCATCTGCACCTCGTCCGGGGCTCGGCATGA
- the ubiG gene encoding bifunctional 2-polyprenyl-6-hydroxyphenol methylase/3-demethylubiquinol 3-O-methyltransferase UbiG, with amino-acid sequence MAMQSTISSSSANASASSVDPAEIAKFSKLSDEWWDPRGNMAPLHKINPLRLTYIRDAACRKFERNAKSLSCLSGLRLLDIGCGAGLLCEPFTRLGAQVIGVDPSATNISAAKLHADKGHLSIDYRCTTVEEMDARERFDIVLAMEVVEHVVDVGAFIKRCATMLKPGGLMVVSTLNRNWKSFALAIVGAEYVLRWLPRGTHEWSKFVTPAELERYLGDVNLTITEQAGVVYNPLADKFSVSTDMDVNYMVVAEEV; translated from the coding sequence ATGGCCATGCAATCAACCATTTCCAGTTCCTCCGCCAATGCCTCCGCCAGCTCGGTCGATCCGGCCGAGATCGCGAAATTCTCCAAACTGTCGGATGAATGGTGGGATCCGCGCGGCAACATGGCGCCGCTGCACAAGATCAATCCGCTGCGCCTGACCTACATCCGCGACGCCGCCTGCCGCAAGTTCGAGCGCAACGCCAAGAGCCTGAGCTGCCTGTCCGGGCTGCGCCTGCTCGACATCGGCTGCGGCGCCGGGCTGCTGTGCGAGCCGTTCACCCGGCTCGGCGCCCAGGTGATCGGGGTCGATCCGTCCGCCACCAACATCTCGGCGGCGAAGCTGCATGCCGACAAGGGGCATTTGTCGATCGACTATCGCTGCACCACGGTCGAGGAGATGGACGCGCGCGAGCGCTTCGACATCGTGCTGGCGATGGAAGTGGTCGAGCATGTCGTCGACGTCGGCGCCTTCATCAAGCGTTGCGCCACGATGCTCAAGCCCGGCGGGCTGATGGTGGTCTCGACGCTGAACCGCAACTGGAAGAGCTTCGCGCTCGCCATCGTCGGCGCCGAATACGTGCTGCGCTGGCTGCCGCGCGGCACCCATGAGTGGAGCAAATTCGTCACCCCGGCCGAGCTCGAGCGCTATCTCGGCGACGTCAATCTCACCATCACGGAACAGGCCGGCGTGGTCTACAATCCGCTCGCCGACAAGTTCTCCGTCTCGACCGACATGGACGTGAACTACATGGTGGTGGCGGAGGAGGTGTGA
- a CDS encoding PH domain-containing protein: MGRYIDEILQPGEKVLYSTNAHWIFYWQAILAWIVALALLIASRMTTVDGLTLACLAAAAVVAVAALYWTLAAWFHRWTTETDVTNLRVVHKTGFIKRRTFEMSLDKVESVDVNQSILGRILNYGDVTIRGVGEGFEKIRTIASPLAFRSSITAR; encoded by the coding sequence ATGGGGCGTTACATCGACGAAATCCTGCAGCCTGGCGAGAAGGTGCTGTATTCCACCAACGCGCACTGGATCTTCTATTGGCAGGCGATCCTGGCCTGGATCGTTGCGCTGGCGCTGCTGATCGCATCGCGCATGACGACGGTCGACGGCCTCACTTTGGCGTGCCTTGCCGCCGCCGCCGTGGTCGCGGTTGCGGCGCTGTACTGGACGCTGGCGGCCTGGTTCCACCGCTGGACCACCGAGACCGACGTCACCAATCTCCGGGTCGTGCACAAGACCGGGTTCATCAAGCGGCGCACCTTCGAGATGAGCCTCGACAAGGTCGAGAGCGTCGATGTCAACCAGAGCATCCTCGGGCGCATCCTCAATTATGGCGATGTGACCATCCGGGGCGTCGGCGAAGGTTTTGAGAAGATCAGGACCATCGCCTCGCCGCTGGCGTTCCGCAGTTCAATCACCGCGCGATAG
- a CDS encoding EamA family transporter, whose amino-acid sequence MFTLASLWIPFTIVAAFGQVARNAMQRSLTGPLGTWGATNIRFLFGLPFSVVFFALAIVATGDRVPWPAVSFWPWLLSGALSQIVGTGFMLLAMNDRSFVVTTAYMKTEAIQTAIFGFVFLGDHLTTAKVIAIVIATVGVVITALRPGGQKSFADLRPTVLGLGAAAVFAISAVSFRGAIIAVPGVSFVTAASYTLMWSLFVQTLILSVYLLLRAPDVLKSILALWRPSLFAGFMGAFSSQFWFLAFALTAAANVRTLALIEVLFAQGVAYFSLKQPFSLRELVGIVLIVVGVALLIAA is encoded by the coding sequence ATGTTCACGCTCGCCTCGCTCTGGATTCCCTTCACCATCGTCGCTGCGTTCGGGCAGGTGGCGCGCAATGCGATGCAGCGGAGCTTGACCGGGCCGCTCGGCACCTGGGGCGCCACCAATATCCGTTTCCTGTTCGGCCTGCCGTTCTCGGTGGTGTTCTTCGCGCTCGCGATCGTCGCAACCGGCGATCGGGTGCCGTGGCCGGCGGTCTCGTTCTGGCCGTGGCTGTTGTCCGGCGCGCTCAGCCAGATCGTCGGCACCGGCTTCATGCTGCTGGCGATGAACGACCGCTCCTTCGTGGTCACCACGGCCTATATGAAGACCGAGGCGATCCAGACCGCGATCTTCGGCTTCGTCTTCCTCGGCGACCATCTGACGACCGCCAAGGTGATCGCGATCGTGATCGCGACCGTCGGCGTCGTCATCACCGCGCTGCGGCCGGGCGGCCAGAAGAGCTTCGCCGATCTGCGCCCGACCGTGCTCGGCCTCGGCGCCGCCGCGGTGTTCGCGATCTCGGCGGTGAGCTTCCGCGGTGCCATCATCGCGGTGCCCGGGGTCTCGTTCGTGACCGCGGCCTCCTACACGCTGATGTGGAGCCTGTTCGTCCAGACGCTGATCCTGTCGGTTTATCTGTTGCTGCGTGCGCCCGACGTGCTGAAGTCGATCCTTGCGCTGTGGCGGCCCTCGCTGTTCGCGGGCTTCATGGGCGCGTTCTCGTCGCAGTTCTGGTTCCTGGCGTTCGCGCTCACTGCCGCGGCCAATGTGCGCACGCTGGCGCTGATCGAGGTGCTGTTCGCGCAGGGCGTCGCGTATTTCTCGCTCAAGCAGCCATTCTCGCTGCGTGAACTTGTTGGCATCGTGCTGATTGTGGTCGGCGTCGCGCTGCTGATCGCCGCTTAG
- a CDS encoding LysR substrate-binding domain-containing protein, whose product MDVLRTLITAYRLGSFSRAAAQIGRSQSAVSQQIDKLEQQVGEPLFVKQGRGLALTEAGELVLSYAQRILDLNDEAVEALRGRAVEGVVRFGLPADFAEVWLPAALAYFKQAYPAVRIEAVVDRNRRLLQQLDGGDLDLVLALDNATRADAQPVATLPLVWIGSASAGPIWGQGEPVPLAVYEAPCFFRQRAIAALDQAGIAWRIAFTSPSLRGLWAAVEAGLGVTLRTAIALPDQLCALPGTAGLPPLPAPSLKACLHDAGRTLEPAMVRLRSIIGRTLQEHLAEPQRGLAGIA is encoded by the coding sequence ATGGACGTGTTGCGGACGCTGATCACGGCATATCGGCTGGGCAGCTTCAGCCGGGCCGCAGCACAAATCGGGCGCTCGCAATCGGCCGTCAGCCAGCAGATCGACAAGCTCGAACAACAAGTAGGCGAACCGCTGTTCGTCAAGCAGGGGCGGGGGCTGGCTCTCACCGAAGCCGGCGAGCTCGTATTGAGCTATGCGCAGCGCATCCTCGATCTGAACGACGAAGCGGTCGAGGCGCTTCGCGGCCGTGCCGTCGAAGGCGTTGTCCGTTTCGGATTGCCCGCCGATTTTGCCGAAGTGTGGCTGCCGGCCGCGCTGGCTTACTTCAAGCAGGCCTATCCGGCGGTCCGGATCGAGGCCGTGGTCGATCGCAACCGGCGGCTCTTGCAGCAACTCGACGGCGGTGACCTCGACCTCGTGCTGGCGCTCGACAACGCCACGCGCGCCGATGCGCAGCCCGTGGCCACCTTGCCGCTCGTCTGGATCGGCAGCGCCTCGGCTGGTCCGATCTGGGGGCAGGGGGAGCCGGTGCCGCTCGCCGTCTATGAGGCGCCCTGCTTCTTCCGTCAGCGCGCCATCGCCGCGCTCGATCAGGCCGGCATCGCCTGGCGTATCGCCTTCACCAGTCCGAGCCTGCGTGGGCTCTGGGCCGCGGTCGAAGCCGGGCTCGGAGTGACGCTGCGGACGGCGATCGCGTTGCCCGACCAATTGTGTGCGCTTCCCGGCACAGCCGGATTGCCGCCGCTGCCGGCACCTTCTCTCAAGGCTTGTCTGCATGACGCCGGCAGGACGCTCGAGCCGGCCATGGTGCGATTGCGGTCGATCATCGGTAGGACGTTGCAGGAACATCTCGCCGAGCCGCAGCGCGGGCTGGCTGGCATCGCCTGA
- a CDS encoding DUF1178 family protein yields the protein MIRYTLRCERGHQFESWFQSSSAYESQERRHLINCPACGSAEIERAIMAPQIVSKKGREPAQPQPAAPVEATATESTSLMMAQERELRSKLKELRDHIVKNADNVGERFPNEARKMHYGDIEHRPIYGEASPEEARALVDEGVEVSPLPTLPEDRN from the coding sequence ATGATCCGCTACACGCTGCGCTGCGAGCGCGGCCATCAGTTCGAGAGCTGGTTCCAGAGCTCCTCGGCCTATGAGTCGCAGGAGCGGCGTCACCTGATCAACTGCCCGGCCTGCGGCTCGGCCGAGATCGAGCGCGCGATCATGGCGCCGCAGATCGTCAGCAAGAAGGGCCGCGAACCGGCCCAGCCGCAGCCTGCCGCGCCGGTCGAGGCGACCGCCACTGAATCGACGTCGCTGATGATGGCGCAGGAGCGTGAGCTGCGCAGCAAGCTGAAGGAGCTGCGCGACCACATCGTCAAGAACGCCGACAATGTCGGCGAACGCTTCCCCAATGAGGCGCGCAAGATGCATTACGGCGACATCGAGCATCGGCCGATCTATGGCGAGGCCTCGCCCGAGGAGGCGCGCGCGCTGGTCGACGAGGGCGTCGAGGTGTCGCCGTTGCCGACGCTGCCGGAAGACCGGAATTGA
- a CDS encoding EamA family transporter translates to MTPETSSSWQVWAFLSAVFAALTAIFAKVGVEGINSDLATLIRTVIVLITLSAILFATGQFTQSGPISGKSWLFLLLSGLGTGASWICYFRALKLGPATLVAPIDKLSVVLVALFGATFLGERPSAYGWIGIALISAGAVLIAVKG, encoded by the coding sequence ATGACCCCCGAGACATCCTCCTCCTGGCAGGTGTGGGCGTTTCTGTCCGCCGTGTTCGCGGCATTGACTGCGATCTTCGCCAAGGTCGGCGTCGAAGGCATCAACTCCGATCTCGCCACCCTGATCCGCACCGTGATCGTGCTGATCACACTGTCGGCGATCCTGTTCGCGACCGGGCAATTCACCCAGTCCGGCCCGATCTCGGGCAAGAGCTGGCTGTTCCTGCTGCTGTCCGGGCTCGGCACCGGTGCATCGTGGATCTGCTATTTCCGCGCCCTCAAGCTGGGTCCCGCCACGCTGGTCGCACCGATCGACAAGCTCAGCGTGGTGCTGGTGGCGCTGTTCGGCGCCACCTTCCTCGGCGAACGCCCGTCGGCCTATGGCTGGATCGGGATTGCGCTGATCTCCGCCGGCGCGGTGCTGATCGCGGTCAAGGGCTAA
- a CDS encoding (deoxy)nucleoside triphosphate pyrophosphohydrolase, whose product MTDIKLTLVVACALVDADKRVLLAQRPEGKALAGLWEFPGGKIEPGERPEQTLIRELHEEIGVTVAEPCLAPLTFASHAYETFHLLMPLYICRRWEGIAVAREGQNLAWVRANKLRDYPMPPADIPLLPHLIDLLL is encoded by the coding sequence ATGACTGACATCAAGCTGACCCTCGTCGTCGCCTGCGCGCTGGTCGACGCCGACAAGCGCGTGCTGCTGGCGCAGCGCCCCGAAGGCAAGGCGCTGGCCGGCCTGTGGGAATTCCCGGGCGGCAAGATCGAGCCGGGCGAGCGGCCGGAGCAGACCCTGATCCGCGAGCTGCACGAGGAGATCGGCGTCACCGTGGCCGAGCCGTGCCTCGCGCCGCTGACCTTCGCGAGCCACGCCTACGAGACCTTCCATCTGCTGATGCCGCTCTACATCTGCCGCCGCTGGGAGGGCATCGCGGTGGCGCGCGAGGGCCAGAACCTCGCCTGGGTGCGGGCCAACAAACTGCGCGACTACCCGATGCCGCCCGCCGACATCCCGCTGCTGCCGCATCTGATCGATCTGCTGCTATGA
- a CDS encoding TadE/TadG family type IV pilus assembly protein has protein sequence MRILIRAISRFRRDRSGNIAMTFGLAVLPLVVAVGCAVDYSRANQIRSKLLSAADAASVGSVSKSSPGFIAAGAMTSDGPIAAGQADATNIFNGNVLNQSGFTVTSVTPTMTKTGSVVTSTVQFTAVVPTLFLGVIGQSNMTVKGSSTSTANMPLYIDFYLLLDNSPSMGVAATPTDVTKMVNNTPDKCAFACHDYNDANNYYNLAKKLGVTTRIDVLRSATQQLMDTAATTATYSNQFRMAIYDFGASSATIGLRALFSLSTSLSSAKTAAGNIDLMGVYGNNDSYTADKDTQFSAVLPAISSAISAPGPGTSAAPMKYLFFVSDGVADEPNSSCLKPITGGNRCQSPINPALCTAIKNRGIKIAVLYTTYLQLPTNSWYMSWIDPFNKGPFGPSPNSEIAQNMQACASPGFYFEVSPTQGIADAMNALFKKAVADARISS, from the coding sequence ATGCGCATCTTGATCCGGGCTATCAGCCGTTTCCGCCGCGATCGCTCCGGCAACATCGCGATGACGTTTGGCCTCGCCGTGCTGCCGCTCGTCGTCGCCGTCGGATGCGCGGTCGACTATTCCCGGGCCAACCAGATCCGCAGCAAGTTGTTGTCCGCTGCCGACGCCGCGAGCGTCGGATCGGTTTCCAAGTCGTCGCCCGGCTTCATCGCCGCCGGCGCCATGACCTCGGACGGCCCGATCGCGGCCGGCCAGGCCGATGCGACCAACATCTTCAACGGCAATGTCCTGAACCAGAGCGGCTTCACCGTGACCAGCGTGACGCCGACCATGACCAAGACCGGCAGCGTCGTCACCTCGACGGTGCAGTTCACCGCGGTCGTTCCCACCCTGTTTCTCGGCGTGATCGGCCAGAGCAACATGACGGTGAAGGGTTCGTCGACCTCGACCGCCAACATGCCGCTCTACATCGACTTCTATCTCCTGCTCGACAATTCGCCGTCGATGGGAGTCGCGGCGACGCCGACCGACGTGACCAAGATGGTCAACAACACGCCCGACAAATGTGCCTTCGCCTGCCACGACTACAACGATGCCAACAACTACTACAATCTCGCCAAGAAGCTCGGCGTCACCACCCGGATCGACGTGCTGCGCAGCGCCACCCAGCAATTGATGGACACGGCCGCGACCACCGCGACCTATTCCAACCAGTTCCGGATGGCGATCTACGATTTCGGCGCATCGTCGGCGACGATCGGCCTGCGCGCGCTGTTCTCGCTGTCGACCAGCCTGTCGAGCGCCAAGACCGCAGCCGGCAACATCGACCTGATGGGTGTCTACGGCAACAACGATTCCTACACGGCCGACAAGGACACCCAGTTCAGCGCGGTGCTTCCGGCGATCAGCTCTGCGATCAGCGCGCCCGGTCCCGGCACCTCGGCGGCGCCGATGAAATATCTGTTCTTCGTCTCCGACGGCGTCGCGGACGAACCGAATTCGAGCTGCCTGAAGCCGATCACCGGCGGCAATCGCTGCCAGTCGCCGATCAACCCGGCGCTGTGCACCGCGATCAAGAATCGCGGCATCAAGATCGCGGTGCTCTACACCACCTATCTGCAGCTGCCGACCAACAGCTGGTACATGAGCTGGATCGATCCGTTCAACAAGGGTCCGTTCGGACCCTCGCCGAACAGCGAGATCGCGCAGAACATGCAGGCCTGCGCGTCGCCGGGCTTCTACTTCGAGGTCAGCCCGACCCAGGGCATCGCCGACGCGATGAACGCGCTGTTCAAGAAGGCCGTCGCCGACGCGCGGATCAGCAGCTAG
- a CDS encoding aspartate kinase: MGRLVMKFGGTSVANIDRIRNVAQHVKREVDAGHEVAVVVSAMSGKTNELVAWCTDASALHDAREYDAVVASGEQVTSGLLAIVLQGLGIQARSWQGWQIPIKTSDAHASARILEIDGTEIITRFKERKEVAVIAGFQGINPDTGRITTLGRGGSDTSAVAIAAALHADRCDIYTDVDGVYTTDPRVVPKARRLDKIAFEDMLELASQGAKVLQVRSVELGMVHNMPIFVRSSFDKPEDIDPHGTPPGTLICSEEEIMEMHVVTGIAFSKDEAQISVRQIEDKPGVAAAIFGPLADANINVDMIVQNVSEDGKTTDLTFTVPATDYNRARDTITSAKTKIGYIRLDTETDVAKVSVIGSGMRSHAGVAAKAFKALAERNINIRAITTSEIKFSVLIDAAYTELAVRTLHTLYGLDQA, from the coding sequence ATGGGCCGCCTCGTGATGAAATTCGGCGGTACGTCCGTCGCCAATATCGATCGTATCCGCAACGTCGCGCAGCATGTGAAGCGCGAGGTCGACGCGGGCCATGAGGTCGCCGTCGTCGTCTCGGCGATGTCCGGCAAGACCAACGAGCTGGTGGCCTGGTGCACCGATGCCTCCGCCCTGCACGACGCGCGCGAATATGACGCGGTGGTCGCCTCCGGCGAGCAGGTGACCTCGGGCCTGCTCGCGATCGTGCTGCAAGGCCTCGGTATCCAGGCGCGCTCCTGGCAGGGCTGGCAGATCCCGATCAAGACCTCCGACGCGCACGCCTCGGCGCGCATCCTCGAGATCGACGGCACCGAGATCATCACCCGCTTCAAGGAGCGCAAGGAAGTCGCCGTGATCGCCGGCTTCCAGGGCATCAATCCCGACACCGGCCGCATCACCACGCTCGGCCGTGGCGGCTCGGATACCTCGGCGGTGGCGATCGCGGCCGCGCTGCATGCCGACCGCTGCGACATCTACACCGACGTCGACGGCGTCTACACCACCGACCCGCGGGTGGTGCCGAAGGCGCGCCGGCTCGACAAGATCGCATTCGAGGACATGCTTGAGCTGGCCTCGCAGGGCGCCAAGGTGCTGCAAGTCCGCTCGGTGGAGCTCGGCATGGTGCACAACATGCCGATCTTCGTGCGCTCCAGCTTCGACAAGCCAGAGGATATCGACCCGCACGGCACGCCGCCGGGCACGCTGATCTGCAGCGAGGAGGAAATCATGGAAATGCACGTCGTCACCGGCATCGCCTTCTCGAAGGACGAAGCCCAGATCTCCGTGCGCCAGATCGAGGACAAGCCGGGTGTGGCCGCCGCGATCTTCGGGCCGCTGGCCGATGCCAATATCAATGTCGACATGATCGTGCAGAACGTGTCCGAGGACGGCAAGACCACCGACCTCACCTTTACCGTTCCGGCCACCGACTATAACCGCGCCCGGGATACCATTACCTCCGCCAAGACCAAGATTGGCTACATCAGGCTCGACACCGAGACCGACGTCGCCAAGGTCTCGGTGATCGGCAGCGGCATGCGCAGCCACGCCGGCGTCGCGGCGAAGGCGTTCAAGGCGCTGGCCGAGCGCAACATCAACATCCGCGCCATCACCACTTCCGAGATCAAGTTCTCGGTCCTGATCGACGCCGCCTATACCGAACTCGCGGTCCGCACCCTGCATACGCTGTACGGGCTGGACCAGGCGTAG
- a CDS encoding lipocalin-like domain-containing protein: MNFSALTRGVCVALPLIMTVSAPCRVLAAGRDAAASLAGTWTLVAADVLHRDGSRGHDYGPSPRGMLFIDADGRYSLQIFDSERRPFATGDKLKATEAEYRAAVLGVSSHFGKVDVDTAKGTLAFHISKSSFPNWEGTDQVRLYELKANELSYRVPPRANGDTPVSIWRRVD, translated from the coding sequence ATGAACTTCAGTGCATTGACGAGGGGTGTCTGCGTCGCTCTGCCGCTCATCATGACGGTGTCGGCACCGTGTCGCGTGCTGGCTGCCGGCCGCGATGCCGCGGCATCCCTGGCAGGGACCTGGACCCTGGTCGCCGCCGATGTGCTGCATCGCGATGGCAGCCGCGGACATGATTATGGACCCTCGCCCAGGGGCATGTTGTTCATCGACGCCGATGGACGCTATTCGCTGCAAATCTTCGACAGCGAGCGACGGCCCTTTGCAACGGGCGACAAGCTGAAGGCAACCGAAGCCGAATATCGTGCAGCGGTCCTCGGGGTGAGTTCGCATTTCGGCAAGGTCGACGTCGACACTGCGAAAGGGACCCTCGCTTTCCACATCTCCAAATCGTCGTTTCCAAATTGGGAAGGCACGGACCAAGTTCGACTCTATGAGTTGAAGGCCAACGAGTTGAGCTATCGCGTGCCCCCCAGGGCGAATGGTGACACGCCGGTTTCGATCTGGCGGCGCGTCGACTGA
- a CDS encoding ComF family protein: MDAEASPTRSITGHVQRALGAVGGAWLRTARLALDIALPTLCVSCREPVHGEGVCAACWAKLSFIAPPFCPRLGIPFVYDPGPELLSMEAIANPPAYQRARAAVRYDDIARTLVHALKYQDRTDLAPTMGHWMARAGKELLDGADMLVPVPLHWRRGWSRRYNQSGALAKTIARHSGVKMVSEALRRTRATEQQIGLSRKDRASNVQGAFRVADERKADIQGRRVILVDDVLTSGATVDACARALLRAKAAQVDVLVFARVVDTHRAPI, encoded by the coding sequence ATGGACGCCGAGGCATCACCGACACGCTCCATTACCGGTCACGTCCAGCGCGCGCTCGGCGCGGTCGGCGGCGCCTGGTTGCGCACCGCGCGGCTGGCGCTCGATATCGCACTGCCGACGCTGTGCGTGTCCTGCCGCGAGCCGGTCCATGGCGAGGGGGTGTGCGCGGCCTGCTGGGCCAAATTGTCGTTCATCGCGCCGCCTTTCTGTCCGCGGCTCGGCATCCCCTTTGTCTACGATCCCGGGCCGGAGCTGTTGTCGATGGAGGCGATCGCCAATCCGCCGGCCTACCAGCGTGCGCGCGCCGCGGTGCGCTATGACGATATCGCCCGTACCCTGGTGCATGCATTGAAATACCAGGATCGCACCGATCTGGCGCCGACAATGGGCCACTGGATGGCGCGGGCGGGGAAGGAATTGCTCGACGGCGCCGACATGCTGGTTCCGGTTCCGCTGCACTGGCGGCGCGGCTGGAGCCGGCGCTACAACCAGTCCGGCGCGCTGGCCAAGACGATCGCCCGCCACAGCGGCGTCAAAATGGTCTCCGAGGCGTTGCGACGCACCCGCGCCACCGAGCAGCAGATCGGGCTGTCTCGCAAGGACCGCGCCAGCAATGTGCAGGGCGCATTCAGGGTCGCCGATGAACGCAAGGCTGACATCCAGGGCCGCCGCGTCATTCTGGTCGACGACGTCCTGACCTCGGGTGCTACAGTGGATGCCTGCGCGCGGGCGCTGCTGCGGGCCAAGGCGGCTCAAGTCGACGTGCTGGTGTTCGCCCGGGTTGTCGATACCCACCGTGCTCCCATATAA
- a CDS encoding methyltransferase domain-containing protein: MATTPASAPILFDRALLGARLARARREGAATFLLERATEDLADRLQAVSRSFSAAADIWTPGDGLADAVRKRVASVDAVAFAEMEATGLAPESLDLAVSALAFQFVNDLPGVLAQIRRALKPDGLLLAAMLGGDTLTELRQSFAAAEAECEGGVSPRVAPFADLRDIGALLQRAGFALPVTDVDRVVVRYSSAFALMADLRRMGATNVLRERRHTPTRRATMLRMAQIYGERFADPDGRIRATFDIVWLSGWAPHDSQPKPLRPGSAKASLEAAVKQVKR, encoded by the coding sequence ATGGCAACCACCCCGGCCTCAGCCCCCATCCTGTTCGACCGCGCCTTGCTCGGCGCGCGGCTGGCGCGGGCACGGCGTGAGGGGGCGGCGACGTTCCTGCTCGAGCGCGCCACGGAGGACCTGGCTGACCGGTTGCAGGCGGTATCGCGCAGCTTCTCGGCGGCGGCCGATATCTGGACACCGGGCGACGGGCTCGCGGACGCCGTGCGCAAGCGTGTCGCCTCGGTCGATGCGGTCGCGTTCGCCGAGATGGAAGCGACCGGCCTGGCACCGGAGTCGCTCGACCTCGCGGTCTCCGCACTGGCTTTCCAGTTCGTCAATGATCTGCCGGGCGTGCTGGCGCAGATCCGTCGCGCGCTGAAGCCGGACGGACTGCTGCTGGCGGCGATGCTCGGCGGCGATACGCTGACTGAGCTCAGGCAGAGTTTTGCCGCGGCGGAAGCAGAATGCGAAGGCGGGGTGTCGCCGCGCGTCGCGCCGTTCGCCGATCTGCGCGACATCGGCGCGTTGTTGCAGCGCGCCGGCTTCGCGCTGCCGGTCACCGATGTCGACCGCGTCGTGGTGCGTTATTCGAGCGCGTTCGCACTGATGGCCGACCTCAGGCGGATGGGCGCCACCAACGTGCTGCGCGAGCGCCGCCACACCCCGACCCGCCGCGCCACCATGCTGCGCATGGCGCAGATCTACGGCGAACGCTTCGCCGATCCCGACGGCCGCATCCGCGCCACCTTCGACATCGTCTGGCTCTCCGGCTGGGCGCCGCACGACAGCCAGCCGAAGCCGCTGCGGCCTGGCTCGGCGAAGGCCAGTCTGGAGGCGGCGGTGAAGCAGGTGAAGCGCTGA
- the grxC gene encoding glutaredoxin 3, with amino-acid sequence MTAAIEIYTRPGCGYCTAAKSLLTRKNAAFTELNVASNPAYRDEMYDRAGGGATFPQIFIGKTHVGGCDELYALDREGKLDGLLSNGGGA; translated from the coding sequence ATGACCGCTGCCATCGAAATCTACACCCGCCCGGGCTGCGGTTATTGCACCGCGGCCAAATCGCTTTTGACGCGCAAGAACGCCGCGTTCACCGAATTGAACGTCGCCAGCAACCCGGCCTACCGCGACGAGATGTACGATCGCGCCGGCGGCGGGGCGACCTTCCCGCAGATCTTCATCGGCAAGACCCATGTCGGCGGCTGCGACGAGCTCTATGCGCTCGACCGCGAGGGCAAGCTCGACGGCCTGCTCAGCAACGGAGGCGGCGCCTGA